In Papaver somniferum cultivar HN1 chromosome 1, ASM357369v1, whole genome shotgun sequence, a genomic segment contains:
- the LOC113359521 gene encoding uncharacterized protein LOC113359521, producing the protein MCKLFPASLEREARKWFYNLAPGTINSYETLFEAFLETYMHNSRPRPRVNRLFTLARRFRERLRSLTDRWRNLCTEIGKVPVNQQIFGYENALGRSDPIWVAKFTEKPQTLKEMRKMQDHFVALEEIQEESRDRGVQEASAASESTSDDTQRCPEKRPSPPVRGNGKNEWIAKGKRPRHEAKTYTPLNAPLEEIFKEVEKRSHIIYPGSRGIQFEETKDHPEYCHYHQYRGHSTNNCR; encoded by the coding sequence ATGTGCAAATTATTCCCTGCAAGCTTGGAACGCGAGGCAAGGAAATGGTTCTACAACCTCGCACCAGGAACAATCAACAGTTATGAGACTCTATTCGAAGCCTTCCTTGAGACATACATGCACAACAGCAGACCTCGGCCCAGGGTCAACAGGTTATTCACCTTGGCCCGACGGTTCAGAGAACGTCTCAGATCATTGACCGATAGATGGAGAAATTTGTGTACAGAGATTGGGAAAGTACCCGTCAACCAGCAGATATTCGGGTATGAAAATGCACTTGGGAGATCGGATCCCATCTGGGTAGCCAAGTTCACTGAGAAACCACAAACGttgaaagaaatgaggaaaatgcaagaTCATTTTGTCGCCCTAGAAGAAATCCAGGAAGAGTCAAGAGATAGAGGAGTGCAAGAAGCTAGTGCAGCGTCCGAGTCAACGTCGGACGATACTCAAAGATGTCCCGAGAAGAGACCGAGTCCGCCCGTGCGAGGAAATGGGAAGAATGAATGGATAGCTAAAGGGAAGAGGCCAAGGCACGAGGCGAAAACGTACACCCCTTTGAATGCTCCActggaagaaatcttcaaagaagTCGAAAAAAGGAGTCACATCATATACCCAGGTTCAAGAGGGATACAGTTCGAAGAGACCAAGGATCACCCGGAATATTGCCATTATCATCAGTATCGAGGCCACTCTACAAACAACTGTCGATAA